The candidate division KSB1 bacterium DNA window CCCCCGGCAGGCAGCCGTTTGCGGTTGTTCTCCAGCAATGCAGAGTCCGGCGTGTTGCGTGCAACGCTGCAAACTTGTGCTGAAATGACAAGACCCGTTTTTGCGCAGTCGCGTCGGCATTGGCATGACGGTGATGCTTTTGCATTTTCATTCTTTCTGCGACTTCGTGTTTGGCCGGTCGACCATTCCGCGGGCTGCAGTCCGGGGAAATACCGGGCGGGAGCAGGCGGCTATGCAGCAGCGATTGGCAGGCAAACCGCGGGGGAGGGTTGACGCATACTTCCCAACGTGGGCAGGCCACAACCAAAAAGAAAATTTCCGGCGCAGAGAAGAACCCAACTGTTAAAATTGCGGCGGCAGGGCGCGAGCTTTGAAAAAGCGATCCCCCCGCAATGGCATTTTTCCTCTTTTTTGCTTGCCCCGCAGCAGGGCCGGCCGCTGTGTCCGCGAGGCAGATGTGGCCGGTCTGCTTTTGCGCGGCATCATGGCGGCCGCGAATCTCCACCACCACGCGAGGATGCCCATGAAAATCTCCCTGCTGTACAACACCGTTTTGCTGTTTGGCCCGCCCGGCTCCGGCAAGGGCACCTGGGGTAAAATACTGGGCATGATGCCGGGTTTCTATCATCTCTCCACCGGTGAAATGTTTCGGCGCATGGATATTGAAAGTGAACTTGGCCAACGGGTGATGGCGTACATGCGCCAGGGCGACCTGGTGCCCGACCAGATCGTTTTCAATCTGTGGACCCAGCACATGCAGAATGCCGCCCTCATCGGCACATTCAAACCCCAGAAGGACATTTTGGTTCTGGATGGTTTCCCCCGCACGCAGTCGCAAGCTGAAACGCTGAAAACGGTGGCGCACATCAAGGCGATCGTGCTGCTGCATTGTGCGGATCCCGAAATTCTGGTGGCGCGGCTGCATCGCCGTGCCGTGCAGGAGAACCGCACAGACGATGCCAGTGAGCCGATCATTCGCCGCCGGCTGGTGGTTTTCGAGCGTGAAATGAACCGCACCCTGGCTGTCTTTCCCAACGATCTCATCGACAGCGTGGAGGTGTCGCAGCCGCCGGTGCGCATCCTGGCGGCGCTAGGCGCCATCCTGGCGCGGCGGCTGGCGCCCGAGGAAAGCTGATCATGCCGCCGCAGGTTGGCGTGAACGCCGGCTGACTGTGCGAGGCACCTGTCACGATTCCAGAACCTTGCGGTAGTCAAACGCGAGCTGATCGCGCACCTGGGCCAGCTCGACCCACTCGCAACGGCCTTCGCGGGAGGAACGCAAATTCCCGCTGGCCACCCGGCCTT harbors:
- a CDS encoding nucleoside monophosphate kinase; translated protein: MKISLLYNTVLLFGPPGSGKGTWGKILGMMPGFYHLSTGEMFRRMDIESELGQRVMAYMRQGDLVPDQIVFNLWTQHMQNAALIGTFKPQKDILVLDGFPRTQSQAETLKTVAHIKAIVLLHCADPEILVARLHRRAVQENRTDDASEPIIRRRLVVFEREMNRTLAVFPNDLIDSVEVSQPPVRILAALGAILARRLAPEES